In the genome of Actinomadura graeca, one region contains:
- the rsmG gene encoding 16S rRNA (guanine(527)-N(7))-methyltransferase RsmG, with translation MGIAREVFGDALPVAERYAAFLADAGVERGLIGPREVDRLWERHLINCAVVAEAIPDGAQVVDIGSGAGLPGVVLAIVRPDLRVTLLEPLLRRTTFLNECVDMLRLPNVEVRRARAEDVADEFSVDVATARAVAPLERLAKWALPLLRPGGELLALKGERAAAELEEARPVLTRFGVRTTELLQVGRGMVDPPTTLIRVVADREVVRDGAVGRQQRAPRRAKGSRKRSS, from the coding sequence GTGGGGATCGCACGGGAGGTTTTCGGTGACGCGCTGCCGGTCGCGGAGCGCTATGCGGCGTTCCTCGCCGACGCCGGTGTCGAGCGCGGGCTGATCGGGCCCCGCGAGGTCGACCGGCTCTGGGAACGGCACCTGATCAACTGCGCCGTGGTGGCCGAGGCGATACCGGACGGAGCGCAGGTCGTGGACATCGGATCGGGCGCCGGTCTGCCGGGTGTCGTCCTCGCGATCGTCCGGCCCGATCTGCGGGTCACGCTGCTGGAGCCGTTGCTCCGGCGTACGACGTTCCTCAACGAGTGCGTTGACATGCTGCGGCTGCCGAACGTCGAGGTCCGCCGGGCCAGGGCGGAGGACGTGGCTGACGAGTTCTCCGTGGACGTGGCCACGGCGCGGGCCGTGGCGCCCCTCGAACGGCTTGCGAAATGGGCGCTTCCGCTGCTTCGTCCGGGTGGGGAACTGCTGGCATTGAAAGGTGAGCGGGCAGCCGCGGAGCTTGAGGAAGCCCGTCCCGTACTGACGCGGTTCGGAGTGCGGACCACCGAACTGCTTCAAGTCGGGCGCGGTATGGTCGATCCGCCGACAACGCTCATCCGTGTGGTCGCCGACCGCGAGGTCGTCCGGGATGGGGCGGTCGGGCGACAACAACGCGCGCCCCGGCGCGCTAAAGGGTCGAGGAAGAGGTCTTCATGA
- a CDS encoding PLP-dependent aminotransferase family protein yields the protein MKADPPRRYLVEQHSRTDAYTDRYAARAAGMVPSEIRALFAMVARPEVVSLAGGAPYVSALPLDAVGEMVGDLVAGKGAEVLQYGSAQGDEQLREHICEVMALEGVQASADDVVVTVGAQQALDLITKIFIDPGDVILAEAPSYVGALGTFAAYQADVVHVPLDEGGLIPAALREALSRLDKEGRRVKFIYTVPTFQNPAGVTLTQARRAQILEICAEYDVLIVEDNPYGLLGFDGDPMRALRADDADRVIYLGSFSKTIASGLRVGWVLAPHAVRTKLVLAAESAILCPSNFSQLAVREYLATQPWRAQIKNFRELYRARRDAMLESLDQLMPDGCTWTKPAGGFFVWLTLPEGLDSKAMAPRAIADRVAYVPGTGFYADGGGRQHMRLSYCFPEPHRIREGVRRLAAVVEQEIQLRDTFGGAARSGSTGVHTPGPDVV from the coding sequence TTGAAAGCCGATCCACCTCGGAGGTACCTCGTGGAACAGCACTCGCGGACAGATGCCTACACCGACCGCTACGCTGCCCGTGCCGCCGGCATGGTGCCGTCGGAGATCCGGGCTCTGTTCGCGATGGTGGCCCGCCCCGAGGTCGTGTCGCTCGCGGGCGGCGCGCCGTACGTCTCGGCGCTCCCCCTCGACGCGGTCGGCGAGATGGTCGGCGACCTGGTCGCGGGCAAAGGCGCGGAGGTGCTCCAGTACGGCTCGGCGCAGGGGGACGAGCAGCTGCGCGAGCACATCTGCGAGGTGATGGCCCTCGAAGGGGTCCAGGCGTCCGCGGACGACGTGGTCGTCACCGTCGGAGCCCAGCAGGCACTCGACCTCATCACCAAGATCTTCATCGATCCGGGGGACGTCATCCTCGCCGAGGCGCCGTCCTACGTCGGAGCGCTCGGCACGTTCGCCGCATACCAGGCGGACGTCGTCCACGTCCCGCTGGACGAAGGCGGCCTGATCCCCGCGGCACTCCGCGAGGCTCTCTCCCGCCTCGACAAGGAAGGCCGCCGGGTCAAGTTCATCTACACCGTCCCGACGTTCCAGAATCCCGCGGGCGTCACCCTCACCCAGGCCCGCCGGGCCCAGATCCTCGAGATCTGCGCCGAGTACGACGTACTGATCGTCGAAGACAACCCGTACGGTCTCCTCGGCTTCGACGGCGACCCGATGCGCGCCCTTCGCGCGGACGACGCCGACCGGGTGATCTACCTCGGTTCGTTCTCCAAGACGATCGCCTCCGGGCTCCGCGTCGGCTGGGTGCTGGCCCCGCACGCGGTGCGGACCAAGCTCGTCCTGGCCGCCGAATCCGCGATCCTCTGCCCGTCGAACTTCTCCCAGCTCGCCGTCCGCGAGTATCTGGCCACCCAGCCGTGGCGCGCACAGATCAAGAACTTCCGTGAGCTGTACCGCGCTCGCCGCGACGCGATGCTGGAGTCACTCGACCAGCTGATGCCGGACGGCTGCACCTGGACGAAACCCGCCGGCGGCTTCTTCGTCTGGCTGACCCTCCCCGAGGGCCTCGATTCCAAGGCTATGGCGCCGCGCGCCATAGCCGACCGGGTCGCCTATGTCCCCGGCACCGGCTTCTACGCGGACGGCGGAGGCCGCCAACACATGCGGTTGTCCTACTGCTTCCCGGAACCACACCGGATCCGTGAAGGCGTCCGGCGGCTGGCGGCGGTGGTGGAACAGGAGATCCAGCTGCGAGACACTTTCGGTGGAGCGGCTCGGAGCGGCTCCACCGGTGTCCACACGCCGGGGCCTGACGTCGTCTGA
- a CDS encoding LysE family translocator codes for MSDADRSADRRAFLRGIGVSGLNPKGLLIFLALLPQFTDAGGSWPIAVQIGVLGSAFMATCALFYLCLGTLTRTALHSRPAAARLISRLSGTAMVGIGAWLLIDHLVGQALG; via the coding sequence GTGAGCGACGCGGACAGGAGCGCTGACCGGAGAGCTTTCTTGCGTGGGATCGGTGTCAGCGGGCTTAACCCCAAGGGATTGTTGATCTTCCTCGCGTTGCTTCCCCAGTTCACGGACGCGGGCGGCTCGTGGCCGATCGCCGTGCAGATCGGCGTGCTTGGGTCGGCCTTCATGGCCACGTGCGCCTTGTTCTACCTGTGCTTGGGCACGCTTACGCGCACGGCTCTGCACTCGCGGCCCGCTGCGGCGCGTCTGATCAGCCGGTTGTCGGGCACTGCCATGGTCGGCATCGGAGCGTGGCTACTGATTGATCACCTCGTGGGCCAGGCTCTGGGCTGA
- a CDS encoding ParA family protein → MSGRRDKEWPRPGQCRIITIANQKGGVGKTTSSVNLAASLAMHGAQVLVVDLDPQGNASTALGVEHHAEIPSIYDVLIEDMALADIVVPAPEIPNLFCAPATLNLAGAEIELVSKVARESRLRRALDAYETEKFDYVLIDCPPSLGLLTVNALVGGDELLIPIQCEYYALEGLGQLIRTVDLVKAHLNPKLHVTTILLTMYDARTRLAAQVAEDVRNHFGDVVLNTVIPRSVRVSEAPSYGQSVMTYDPGSSGALAYSEAASEMAHRGAAK, encoded by the coding sequence ATGTCGGGCCGCAGGGACAAGGAGTGGCCTCGGCCGGGTCAGTGCCGGATCATCACGATCGCCAACCAGAAGGGCGGCGTCGGCAAGACCACCAGCTCGGTGAACCTTGCCGCTTCCCTCGCCATGCACGGCGCCCAGGTACTCGTGGTCGACCTCGACCCGCAAGGGAACGCCTCCACCGCGTTGGGAGTCGAGCACCACGCCGAGATCCCCTCGATCTACGACGTGCTGATCGAGGACATGGCACTGGCCGACATCGTCGTCCCGGCTCCTGAGATCCCCAACCTCTTCTGCGCGCCGGCGACGCTCAACCTCGCCGGCGCGGAGATCGAACTCGTCTCCAAGGTGGCCCGGGAGTCGCGGCTGCGCCGCGCGTTGGACGCCTACGAGACCGAGAAGTTCGACTATGTACTGATCGACTGCCCGCCTTCGCTCGGCCTCCTCACGGTGAACGCCCTCGTCGGTGGCGACGAGCTGCTCATCCCGATCCAGTGCGAGTACTACGCGCTGGAGGGACTCGGTCAGCTGATCCGCACCGTCGACCTCGTGAAGGCGCACCTCAATCCGAAGCTGCACGTCACGACGATCCTGCTGACGATGTACGACGCCCGGACGCGCCTCGCCGCGCAGGTAGCGGAGGACGTCCGGAACCATTTCGGCGACGTCGTCCTCAACACCGTGATCCCCCGCAGCGTGCGGGTCTCCGAGGCACCGAGCTACGGCCAATCCGTCATGACCTACGATCCCGGTTCGAGCGGTGCGCTCGCCTACAGTGAGGCCGCCTCGGAGATGGCTCACCGAGGAGCGGCCAAGTGA
- a CDS encoding DUF6458 family protein produces the protein MGIGVSLAFIALGAILAFALRVDLSGVDIHLVGWILILVGLISMGFTLKYTRPRRRAGRVVGTDPAYGDEPGTIVREEHIIQDPPPGGGPAQRVERVIEHPADEATSHGHLAQDPAYAQDPALAQDPAEQNTTSVASNTRRIPRGRGRR, from the coding sequence ATGGGAATCGGAGTCAGTCTTGCGTTCATCGCCCTCGGCGCGATCCTCGCGTTCGCCCTTCGCGTCGATCTCAGCGGCGTTGACATTCACCTGGTCGGCTGGATCCTGATCCTGGTCGGGCTGATCAGTATGGGCTTCACTCTCAAGTACACCCGCCCCCGGCGTCGCGCCGGTCGAGTGGTCGGCACGGACCCGGCATATGGCGACGAGCCGGGGACGATCGTCCGCGAAGAGCACATCATTCAGGACCCGCCACCCGGCGGCGGCCCGGCCCAGCGTGTCGAGCGGGTGATCGAGCACCCGGCGGACGAGGCCACATCCCACGGACACCTGGCCCAGGATCCGGCCTACGCGCAGGATCCCGCCCTCGCCCAGGATCCGGCAGAGCAGAACACCACGTCGGTCGCGTCCAACACTCGCCGAATCCCACGCGGACGCGGACGAAGGTAG
- a CDS encoding dienelactone hydrolase family protein → MARILLLHSMYGLRPAVHQAADLMREAGHDVHVPDLYDGRVVDTAEEGIAIKEEIGRDELLRRAVAAAAPLTGGGGVVYAGFSLGGALAQNLAFADDKALGLLQMHGTSDIADDASGDFPVQLHVADPDTYEPVDWVTAWYLRMRKAGTDVEVFRYRGAGHLFTDPELPDHDPEATERAWTIALDFLADL, encoded by the coding sequence ATGGCTCGGATTCTGCTTCTCCACTCGATGTACGGGCTCCGCCCCGCCGTCCACCAAGCGGCGGACCTGATGCGGGAGGCCGGGCACGACGTCCATGTCCCGGATCTCTACGACGGCCGGGTCGTGGACACCGCGGAGGAGGGCATCGCGATCAAGGAGGAGATCGGCCGGGACGAGCTGCTCCGCCGCGCGGTCGCGGCCGCGGCGCCCCTGACCGGGGGCGGCGGGGTCGTGTACGCCGGGTTCTCGCTCGGCGGCGCCCTCGCCCAGAATCTCGCGTTCGCGGACGACAAGGCGCTCGGGCTGCTGCAGATGCACGGCACATCCGACATCGCGGACGACGCGTCCGGCGACTTCCCGGTGCAGCTGCACGTCGCCGATCCCGACACCTACGAGCCTGTCGACTGGGTAACCGCCTGGTACCTGCGGATGCGCAAGGCCGGGACGGACGTGGAGGTCTTCCGGTACCGCGGTGCCGGGCACCTGTTCACCGACCCGGAGCTCCCCGATCACGACCCCGAGGCCACCGAACGCGCCTGGACGATCGCACTGGACTTCCTCGCCGACCTCTGA
- a CDS encoding PPOX class F420-dependent oxidoreductase: MLDPEVRRVLDGTSIAHLATVMPDGSPHTTPVYVGAHGDQIVFFTGPGMRKARNLRRDPRLALSIAPVDNPFQPVVIRGRVVDWLDGDSAWEIIDGLAMKYTGSPYPRGQERVVAVIEPERQTVGVA, from the coding sequence ATGCTCGACCCCGAAGTGCGCCGCGTCCTCGACGGCACCTCGATCGCACACCTGGCCACCGTCATGCCGGACGGCTCGCCCCACACCACCCCCGTCTACGTCGGCGCCCATGGTGACCAGATCGTCTTCTTCACCGGCCCGGGCATGCGCAAAGCCCGCAACCTGCGCCGCGACCCCCGGCTGGCGTTGTCCATCGCACCGGTCGACAACCCCTTCCAGCCCGTCGTCATTCGCGGACGGGTCGTCGACTGGCTCGACGGCGACAGCGCCTGGGAGATCATCGACGGCCTGGCCATGAAGTACACCGGCTCGCCCTACCCCCGAGGACAGGAGCGCGTCGTAGCCGTGATCGAACCGGAACGGCAGACCGTCGGCGTCGCCTGA
- a CDS encoding dihydrofolate reductase family protein, protein MSKVICAHAVSVDGYITGRDPDAGRGLGDATMLFDWYFDGDTPSTVFDGFKLSGPSAQIFDALAGNVGAIVAGRNTYDDSEHFGGGSPHPTARLFVLSHRTAPQISDRQTLVTTGIRDAIAAAREAAGDKNVGLMGGGVVTEALKEGLVDELVLHQVPILLGGGRPFFQTLPEHVQLHRLDVIAAPGVTHLRYEVAR, encoded by the coding sequence ATGAGCAAGGTCATTTGCGCCCACGCGGTGTCGGTCGACGGTTACATCACCGGGCGTGACCCTGACGCCGGACGCGGACTGGGTGACGCGACGATGCTGTTCGACTGGTACTTCGATGGCGACACGCCCAGCACGGTGTTCGACGGATTCAAGCTGAGCGGACCCAGCGCCCAGATCTTCGACGCCCTCGCCGGAAACGTCGGCGCGATCGTGGCGGGACGCAACACCTACGACGACTCCGAGCATTTCGGAGGCGGCAGCCCGCACCCGACGGCCCGGTTGTTCGTCCTGAGCCACCGGACGGCCCCGCAGATCTCCGACCGGCAGACCCTGGTCACCACCGGTATCCGGGACGCGATCGCGGCGGCCCGGGAGGCCGCAGGCGACAAGAACGTCGGGCTCATGGGCGGGGGCGTCGTGACCGAGGCGCTGAAGGAGGGACTCGTCGACGAGCTGGTCCTCCACCAGGTGCCCATCCTGCTCGGCGGCGGCCGGCCCTTCTTCCAGACGCTGCCCGAGCACGTGCAGCTTCACCGGCTCGACGTCATTGCGGCGCCCGGCGTGACCCACCTGCGCTACGAGGTGGCCCGATGA
- a CDS encoding NAD-dependent epimerase/dehydratase family protein has product MILVTGGLGMIGAHTARALVDLGHEVVVTSHRRTEAPSFLAGRVTVEPLDVTDRDAFLALADRHPISDIVHLAGTIPDQDPVRYFRTDTTGLLNALEAARTWGVRRFAVASSLGVYIGRTETRWHEDLALPTVDLPHLIIAFKKAVEPLTTHSLQGSGVQPVVLRIGSIWGPLMDPESPFNPIPPYISAALRGEQPPALYADDGGDTCYAPDAGRAIALLTAAGSLQHTTYNVSSGRPFTNRELADAVREVTPAQRFDLLPGRPTGPGENPYLDITRLSRETGFTPTFDMTTAVADYVAWRAANPR; this is encoded by the coding sequence ATGATCCTCGTCACCGGAGGGCTCGGCATGATCGGCGCCCACACCGCCCGCGCGCTCGTCGACCTCGGCCACGAAGTCGTCGTCACGTCCCACCGCCGGACCGAGGCGCCCTCGTTCCTGGCAGGACGGGTCACCGTGGAACCCCTCGACGTCACCGACCGGGACGCCTTCCTCGCCCTCGCCGACCGCCACCCCATCAGCGACATCGTCCACCTTGCCGGGACCATCCCCGACCAGGACCCGGTCCGCTACTTCCGTACCGACACGACCGGTCTGCTGAACGCGCTGGAGGCCGCCCGCACCTGGGGCGTGCGCAGGTTCGCCGTCGCCAGCAGCCTCGGCGTCTACATCGGCCGGACCGAGACGCGCTGGCATGAGGACCTCGCGCTGCCCACCGTCGACCTGCCGCACCTGATCATCGCCTTCAAGAAGGCCGTCGAGCCGCTCACCACCCACAGCCTCCAGGGCAGCGGCGTCCAGCCTGTCGTACTCCGGATCGGAAGCATCTGGGGACCGTTGATGGACCCGGAATCACCGTTCAACCCCATCCCGCCCTACATCAGCGCGGCTCTGCGCGGGGAGCAGCCGCCGGCGCTGTACGCCGACGACGGCGGCGACACCTGCTACGCACCCGACGCCGGGCGTGCCATCGCCCTGCTGACGGCCGCGGGAAGCCTGCAGCACACCACCTACAACGTCTCCAGCGGCCGACCGTTCACGAACCGCGAACTCGCCGACGCCGTGCGAGAGGTCACCCCAGCCCAGCGTTTCGATCTCCTGCCTGGACGGCCGACCGGCCCCGGCGAGAACCCCTACCTCGACATCACGCGGCTCTCCCGCGAAACCGGCTTCACTCCCACCTTCGACATGACCACGGCGGTCGCCGACTACGTCGCCTGGCGCGCCGCCAACCCCCGCTAG
- a CDS encoding D-alanine--D-alanine ligase family protein — protein MELGHVVVLAGGLSYEREVSLRSGRRVADALRALEIPVELRDADATLLDSLTDDPPDAVFPVLHGAAGEDGSIRDVLELLDVRYIGARPDACRVAWDKPTAKSVVRRAGLQTPDSVALPKEVFHDLGAASVLDQIVRSLGLPLFVKPTRGGSALGASAVHDASELSAAMVGCFAYGDAALVERYVPGTEIAVSVIERGGKATALPAVEIVAPGGLYDYTARYDAGDTEFVTPARLTPEAAERATAAAVTAHHALGLRDVSRTDLIVDDEGEVHFLEVNVAPGMTETSLLPRAVSVAGLDLGEVCRDLILARF, from the coding sequence TTGGAACTCGGGCATGTCGTCGTACTCGCTGGGGGTCTGTCGTATGAGCGCGAGGTCTCACTCCGCTCCGGACGACGAGTCGCGGACGCCCTACGCGCCCTGGAGATCCCCGTCGAACTTCGCGATGCCGACGCCACCCTCCTGGACTCCTTGACCGACGACCCCCCAGATGCGGTGTTCCCCGTCCTGCACGGCGCGGCGGGGGAGGATGGCTCGATTCGCGATGTCCTTGAGCTCCTTGATGTCCGCTATATCGGTGCGCGCCCGGACGCCTGCCGGGTCGCCTGGGACAAGCCGACCGCCAAGTCCGTCGTCCGCCGCGCGGGACTCCAGACTCCCGACTCCGTCGCGCTCCCCAAAGAGGTCTTCCACGATCTCGGAGCCGCGTCCGTCCTGGACCAGATCGTCCGGAGTCTTGGGCTCCCCCTCTTCGTCAAGCCCACCCGCGGCGGCTCGGCTCTTGGTGCCTCCGCCGTCCACGACGCGTCCGAGCTCTCCGCCGCCATGGTCGGCTGTTTCGCGTACGGAGACGCCGCCCTCGTCGAACGCTACGTCCCCGGGACGGAGATCGCGGTCAGCGTCATCGAGCGCGGAGGAAAGGCCACCGCCCTCCCGGCCGTCGAGATCGTCGCGCCTGGCGGACTGTACGACTACACCGCCCGCTACGACGCCGGCGACACCGAGTTCGTCACCCCGGCTCGACTCACGCCCGAAGCGGCCGAACGCGCCACCGCCGCCGCCGTGACCGCCCACCACGCCCTCGGCCTCCGCGACGTCTCCCGAACGGACCTCATCGTCGACGACGAGGGGGAGGTTCATTTCCTTGAGGTCAACGTCGCCCCCGGCATGACAGAGACGAGCCTTCTCCCCCGCGCCGTCAGCGTCGCCGGCCTCGATCTCGGCGAAGTCTGCCGAGACCTCATCCTCGCCCGCTTCTGA
- a CDS encoding ParB/RepB/Spo0J family partition protein, with protein sequence MSQQRRGLGKGLGALIPTAPPPPTPEEPGASGEPGFPGGPHGPGSDVGPDMKPVAGAHFAELPVRSITVNPRQPREHFDEQALEELAESIGIVGLLQPIVVRKADGPGEHDYELIMGERRWRASQMAGLDVIPAIVRDTGDNDLLRDALMENLHRQQLNPLEEAAAYQQLLQDFGATHEQLAGRIGRSRPHITNTLRLLNLPPAVQRRVAAGVLSAGHARALLSLDSVEAQEHLAQRIVQEGLSVRALEELIALREVDDGPKAPRQGRRKQPVAPGLKEIADRLSDRYETRVRVDMGRSKGKIVVEFATLEDLDRIIKSMVPDEAVDEPE encoded by the coding sequence GTGAGCCAGCAGCGACGCGGCCTGGGCAAGGGGCTGGGTGCCCTCATCCCCACCGCCCCGCCTCCTCCCACGCCCGAGGAACCGGGCGCTTCGGGTGAGCCGGGCTTCCCGGGTGGCCCGCACGGCCCTGGGTCGGACGTCGGCCCGGACATGAAGCCGGTCGCCGGCGCCCATTTCGCCGAGCTGCCCGTCCGGTCGATCACGGTGAACCCGCGTCAGCCGCGTGAGCATTTCGACGAGCAGGCCCTGGAGGAACTGGCCGAGTCGATCGGCATCGTAGGACTCCTCCAGCCGATCGTCGTCCGTAAGGCGGACGGTCCCGGCGAGCACGACTATGAGCTCATCATGGGCGAGCGCCGCTGGCGGGCGTCCCAGATGGCCGGGCTGGACGTCATCCCCGCCATCGTCCGCGACACCGGTGACAACGACTTGCTCCGTGACGCGCTCATGGAGAACCTGCACCGGCAGCAACTGAACCCCCTCGAAGAGGCCGCCGCCTATCAGCAGCTCCTCCAGGATTTCGGCGCCACCCATGAGCAGCTCGCCGGTCGGATCGGGCGTTCCCGTCCGCACATCACGAACACGCTGCGGCTCCTGAACCTGCCGCCCGCGGTGCAGCGACGTGTTGCCGCGGGAGTTCTGTCCGCCGGGCACGCGCGGGCGCTGTTGTCGCTGGACAGCGTTGAGGCGCAGGAGCACCTGGCGCAGCGCATCGTCCAGGAGGGTTTGTCCGTCCGGGCGCTGGAGGAGCTCATCGCCCTCCGCGAGGTGGACGACGGGCCGAAGGCTCCGCGGCAGGGACGTCGCAAGCAGCCCGTCGCACCGGGCCTCAAGGAGATCGCGGACCGGCTCTCCGACCGCTACGAGACACGCGTCCGCGTCGACATGGGCCGCAGCAAGGGCAAGATCGTCGTCGAGTTCGCCACCCTGGAGGACCTCGACCGCATCATCAAGTCGATGGTTCCCGATGAGGCCGTGGACGAGCCGGAGTAG
- a CDS encoding Lrp/AsnC family transcriptional regulator, with protein sequence MDAINRKILAALQEDGRLTITELAARVGLSVSPCHRRLRELERDGTIRGYRAVVNPTALGLTFQALVFVTMRQEDRETLLGFEAAVAQVPEVVQAQRLFGDPDYLLRIVTADLTAYQELEDDVLSALPGVQRLNSTLVMKHIVSDRPLPT encoded by the coding sequence ATGGATGCGATCAATCGGAAGATCCTTGCTGCGCTTCAGGAGGACGGTCGCCTAACGATCACGGAGTTGGCGGCGCGAGTCGGGCTCAGCGTGTCGCCGTGCCATCGGCGGCTGAGGGAGTTGGAACGCGACGGGACCATCCGCGGCTATCGGGCGGTGGTCAATCCCACCGCGCTCGGTCTCACGTTCCAGGCGTTGGTGTTCGTGACCATGCGCCAGGAGGACCGCGAGACCTTGCTCGGCTTCGAGGCCGCCGTCGCCCAGGTGCCGGAGGTGGTGCAGGCTCAGCGGCTCTTCGGGGACCCTGACTATCTGCTGCGTATCGTCACAGCGGACCTGACCGCCTACCAGGAGTTGGAAGACGATGTGCTGTCGGCACTGCCGGGCGTGCAGCGGTTGAACTCCACTCTCGTCATGAAGCACATCGTGAGCGACCGTCCACTTCCCACCTGA
- the trxB gene encoding thioredoxin-disulfide reductase, whose amino-acid sequence MSDVRNVIVIGSGPAGYTAAIYAARGDLKPLVFEGSVTAGGALMNTTDVENFPGFPDGVMGPDLMDNLRKQAERFGAELITDDVTEVDLTADPKVVKVGDETYLARSVIVATGSGYRELGLENEKRLSGRGVSWCATCDGFFFREQDIAIVGGGDTAMEEAIFLTKFARSVTVVHRRAELRASKIMQERAFANEKIKFLWNSEVVEIHGEDRVTGVQTRNVLTGEETPLEITGLFIAIGHDPRSELFAGQLESDTDGYLLVDSPTTRTKIPGVFACGDVVDHIYRQAITAAGSGCSAAIDAERWLQDQDAADNVPQP is encoded by the coding sequence GTGAGCGACGTCCGTAACGTCATCGTCATCGGCTCGGGCCCCGCGGGCTACACGGCCGCGATCTACGCGGCCCGCGGTGACCTGAAGCCGCTGGTGTTCGAGGGGTCGGTGACCGCCGGCGGTGCGCTGATGAACACCACCGACGTGGAGAACTTCCCCGGCTTCCCGGACGGCGTCATGGGCCCCGACCTGATGGACAACCTGCGCAAGCAGGCCGAGCGGTTCGGCGCCGAGCTCATCACCGACGACGTCACCGAGGTCGACCTGACCGCCGACCCCAAGGTCGTCAAGGTCGGGGACGAGACGTACCTCGCCAGGTCGGTGATCGTCGCGACCGGCTCGGGCTACCGCGAGCTGGGGCTGGAGAACGAGAAGCGGCTGTCCGGACGAGGCGTCTCCTGGTGCGCGACCTGCGACGGGTTCTTCTTCCGCGAGCAGGACATCGCCATCGTGGGCGGCGGCGACACCGCGATGGAGGAGGCGATCTTCCTCACCAAGTTCGCGCGGTCGGTCACGGTGGTCCACCGCCGCGCCGAGCTCCGCGCGTCCAAGATCATGCAGGAGCGCGCGTTCGCCAACGAGAAGATCAAGTTCCTGTGGAACAGCGAGGTCGTCGAGATCCACGGCGAGGACCGCGTCACCGGCGTCCAGACCCGCAACGTCCTGACCGGCGAGGAGACCCCGCTGGAGATCACGGGACTCTTCATCGCGATCGGGCATGACCCGCGCAGCGAACTGTTCGCCGGCCAGCTGGAGTCCGACACCGACGGCTACCTCCTCGTGGACTCGCCGACGACGAGGACGAAGATCCCCGGGGTGTTCGCCTGCGGCGACGTGGTCGACCACATCTACCGTCAGGCGATCACGGCCGCGGGCAGCGGCTGCTCCGCCGCGATCGACGCCGAACGCTGGCTCCAGGACCAGGACGCCGCCGACAACGTCCCCCAGCCCTGA
- a CDS encoding GNAT family N-acetyltransferase — protein sequence MSRRLVNITLDNLDDLPHRCRGCVFWELDPVSRDRALESGGSGLEKEAWISSTLLEWGSCGKIVYVDNVPAGFVLYAPPLYVPRSVAFPTSPVSADAVLLMTAHILPEFSGGGLGRMLVQGIAKDLTRRAVKAIEAFGDLKVEDGGCMVPADYLLSVGFKTIRPHHRYPRLRLELKSALSWREDVEVALERLLGSMSPEGALRPV from the coding sequence GTGTCGCGTCGTCTCGTCAATATCACGCTGGACAATCTGGACGATCTACCGCATCGCTGTCGCGGCTGTGTCTTCTGGGAGCTGGACCCCGTGAGCCGCGACCGGGCCTTGGAGAGCGGGGGCTCCGGCCTGGAGAAGGAGGCGTGGATCTCCTCCACGCTGCTGGAGTGGGGCAGCTGCGGCAAGATCGTTTACGTCGACAACGTTCCGGCGGGTTTCGTGCTGTATGCGCCGCCGCTCTACGTGCCGCGTTCGGTCGCGTTCCCGACGAGTCCTGTGAGCGCGGACGCCGTGCTGCTAATGACGGCCCACATCCTGCCGGAGTTCTCCGGCGGCGGACTCGGCCGGATGCTCGTCCAGGGGATCGCGAAGGACCTCACCCGGCGCGCCGTCAAGGCCATCGAGGCGTTCGGTGATCTCAAGGTGGAGGACGGCGGCTGCATGGTGCCCGCCGACTACCTTCTCTCCGTCGGGTTCAAGACCATCCGCCCGCACCACCGCTACCCGCGACTGCGGCTGGAGCTCAAGTCCGCCCTGTCGTGGCGTGAGGACGTCGAGGTCGCCCTGGAACGGCTCCTCGGCTCCATGAGTCCGGAAGGCGCGCTCCGACCCGTCTAG